In Candidatus Binatia bacterium, the genomic window TTGGTGCGCCGTCTGCGGTGCAGAGTGCCTGCGCACCGCGGCACAGCGCACATGAAACCTTGCGCAGTCAGATCGTTTCTGCCCTTATCCGTTGGTGCTCCCGCCTCGCCTCGGACTGACGCTCATCGCTACTTTCTGGCTTCTCTCGTGGGCAACCATCGCCTCTGCACAGTTTGGCGTAGGACAGGGAGGTGGCGGCCAGGGCGGTGCTCCCCCCCAGGGCCAGGCGCAGCAAGCCCCCGGGACTGCCGGCGGCTCCGACGTTGACGAGCTCGGCGGCCAGCTCCGCGATGCGGACCCCACGATCCGCCTCGAGGCCGTGAAGGCCCTCGCGGACGCGAACAAGGACGAAGACGCGATCCAACACCTGATCGACGCGACGGCCGACGTCGATACCCGCGTTCGCCTCAAGGCCATCGATTGCCTGGGCGAAGCCCGCGCGAGCGCCGCGACTCCGGTCCTCGTGCAGACCCTGTACCTACGCGACAGCAAGCCCTGGCTGAAACAGCGAGTCCTCGTAGCGCTCGGCAAGATCGGTGATCCCCGCGCCGCGAAACCCATCGCGGACTTTCTCGAACGAGACGCCGAAGCCAACTTGATCGGTACGGCAATCTTCTCGCTCGGCGAGATCGGCAACGAAGGGTCGATTCCTGCGCTGCGCGACATGGCGCAGGGAACCGAAAACGAACGCCTTGCACTGCTGGCGAACGATGCAATCGGCAAGATCCAGCAACGCCAGGTAAACCCAGAGATCGAAATCCAGGCATTGCGGCCGCAACCGGGCGACATCCAGCGACCGGCCAGCGCAAGCGCCGGTGCGCCTCTCGCCGGCTTCTGAAGTCGGCAGGGCACAAGGAGCCCTCGCATGGCACAAGATGACAAGCCGACGCTGACGACCGCGTCCGGCATCCCCGTCGCACCCCTCTACGGCCCGGACGACGCGAAGAACTCCCTGGGCGAGCCCGGGGCCTATCCGTTCCTCCGTGGTCCGTACGAGACCATGTACCGCGACCGTCGCTGGACCATGCGCCAGTTCGCGGGATTCGGAAGCCCGGAAGACACCAACCAGCGCTTCCGCTTCCTTCTCGACCAGGGGCAACAGGGGCTCTCCACCGCTTTCGATATGCCCACTCTGATGGGGTACGACTCCGACCATCCGCGCTCGCGCGGTGAAGTCGGGCGCGAAGGCGTCTCGGTCTCGACGCTCGAGGACATGCAGATCCTCTTCGACGAGATTCCGCTCGATAAGGTCACCACGTCGATGACCGTGAACTGCACCGCGTCGGTCCTCCTCGCGATGTACCTCGCGATCGCCGAGGAGCGCGGTGTGCCCTGGACCTCCCTGGGCGGCACCATCCAGAACGACATGCTGAAGGAGTTCATCGCTCAGAAGGAGTGGATCTCTCCTCCCGAGCCCTCCGTCCGCGTCGTGGCGGACATGATCGAGTTCTGCACGCGCGAGGTTCCGCGATGGCACGCCGTCTCGATCAGCGGCTACCACATCCGCGAAGCCGGCTCGACGGCTGTGCAGGAACTCGCGTTCACGCTCGCCGACGGCATCGCCTACGTCGAGGAGGTCGTAAAGCGCGGCACGTTCACGGCCGACGACATCGGCCCCCGACTCTCCTTCTTCTTCGACGTCCACAACGACTTCTTCGAGGAGATCGCAAAACTCCGCGCGGCACGCCGACTGTGGGCCCGGATCATGCGCGAGCGCTTCGGCGCCACGAAGGACGAGGCCTGCCGACTGCGGATGCACGCGCAGACTGCAGGCGTGACGCTCACGGCGCAGCAGCCGCTCAACAACATCGTACGCGTGGGACTCCAAGCGCTCGCCGGAGTACTCGGCGGAGTGCAATCGCTCCACACGAATTCGTTCGATGAGACCCTCGCACTGCCGACGGAACAATCGGTCATGGTCGCACTCCGCACCCAGCAGATCATCGCTGAGGAGAGCGGTGTCGCGAATACCGTCGATCCGCTCGGCGGTAGCTACGCGCTCGAGGCTCTTACCGACAAGATCGAAGCAGAGGCCGAAGCTTACATCGCCAAGATCGACGACCTCGGCGGGATGGTGCCCGCCATCGACAAGGGCT contains:
- a CDS encoding HEAT repeat domain-containing protein — its product is MLPPRLGLTLIATFWLLSWATIASAQFGVGQGGGGQGGAPPQGQAQQAPGTAGGSDVDELGGQLRDADPTIRLEAVKALADANKDEDAIQHLIDATADVDTRVRLKAIDCLGEARASAATPVLVQTLYLRDSKPWLKQRVLVALGKIGDPRAAKPIADFLERDAEANLIGTAIFSLGEIGNEGSIPALRDMAQGTENERLALLANDAIGKIQQRQVNPEIEIQALRPQPGDIQRPASASAGAPLAGF
- a CDS encoding methylmalonyl-CoA mutase family protein, whose amino-acid sequence is MAQDDKPTLTTASGIPVAPLYGPDDAKNSLGEPGAYPFLRGPYETMYRDRRWTMRQFAGFGSPEDTNQRFRFLLDQGQQGLSTAFDMPTLMGYDSDHPRSRGEVGREGVSVSTLEDMQILFDEIPLDKVTTSMTVNCTASVLLAMYLAIAEERGVPWTSLGGTIQNDMLKEFIAQKEWISPPEPSVRVVADMIEFCTREVPRWHAVSISGYHIREAGSTAVQELAFTLADGIAYVEEVVKRGTFTADDIGPRLSFFFDVHNDFFEEIAKLRAARRLWARIMRERFGATKDEACRLRMHAQTAGVTLTAQQPLNNIVRVGLQALAGVLGGVQSLHTNSFDETLALPTEQSVMVALRTQQIIAEESGVANTVDPLGGSYALEALTDKIEAEAEAYIAKIDDLGGMVPAIDKGYPQLEIAEAAYREQKAFDAGQNIIVGVNGYEAPEERPIDTLHIPMEVEDRQVDRVRRFKKNRDAALARESLAEVRTAAQSGANLMPPLVRAVKNGCTVGEVSDIYRAVFGEYRDPAHI